Proteins from one Parvibaculum lavamentivorans DS-1 genomic window:
- a CDS encoding NADH-quinone oxidoreductase subunit M: protein MTDGNILSLITFLPLIGALVILATRGDEATVARNARYVALWTTGATFLVSLYIWWKFDPTTADFQFVQQTEWLGGAINYHMGVDGISMLFVILTTFLMPACILASWTSINTRVKEYMIAFLVLETLMIGVFCALDLVLFYLFFEGGLIPMFLIIGVWGGARRIYASFKFFLYTFVGSVLMLLAIMAMYWSAGTTSIPVLLEHDFPAGMQFWLWLAFFASFAVKMPMWPVHTWLPDAHVEAPTAGSVILAGILLKMGGYGFLRFSLPMFPVASADLAWLVFGLSVIAIVYTSLVALVQEDMKKLIAYSSVAHMGFVTMGIFAANQQGVQGGIFQMLSHGWVSGALFLCVGVIYDRIHTREIAAYGGLVNRMPLYAVAFMVFTMANVGLPGTSGFIGEFLTILGVFKVNTWVAAIAATGVILAAGYALYLYRRIIFGVLEKDSLKSIADLNRREVITIAPLLAATIFFGVYPSPIMDVTAVSVENLVTNYTAAVEAYRSAEGPGMMSQVASLLTGN, encoded by the coding sequence ATGACCGACGGCAATATTCTCTCGCTCATCACCTTCCTGCCGCTCATCGGCGCGCTCGTCATTCTGGCGACGCGCGGCGACGAGGCGACCGTCGCCCGCAATGCGCGCTACGTCGCGCTGTGGACTACGGGCGCCACCTTCCTCGTCTCGCTCTACATCTGGTGGAAGTTCGATCCCACCACGGCCGATTTCCAGTTCGTCCAGCAGACGGAGTGGCTCGGCGGCGCCATCAACTACCATATGGGGGTCGACGGCATCTCGATGCTCTTCGTCATCCTGACGACCTTCCTGATGCCCGCCTGCATTCTCGCCAGCTGGACATCCATAAATACGCGCGTGAAGGAATACATGATCGCCTTCCTCGTGCTGGAGACGCTGATGATCGGCGTCTTCTGCGCGCTGGATTTGGTGCTCTTCTATCTTTTCTTTGAAGGCGGCCTCATCCCGATGTTCCTCATCATCGGCGTCTGGGGCGGCGCGCGCCGCATCTATGCGAGCTTCAAGTTCTTCCTCTACACTTTCGTCGGCTCGGTGCTGATGCTGCTCGCCATCATGGCGATGTACTGGAGTGCCGGCACCACCAGCATCCCCGTATTGCTGGAACATGACTTCCCGGCCGGTATGCAGTTCTGGCTATGGCTCGCCTTCTTCGCCTCCTTCGCGGTGAAGATGCCGATGTGGCCGGTCCACACCTGGCTGCCGGATGCGCATGTGGAGGCGCCGACAGCGGGCTCCGTCATCCTGGCGGGCATCCTGCTCAAGATGGGCGGCTACGGCTTCCTGCGTTTCTCGCTGCCCATGTTCCCGGTCGCCTCCGCCGATCTTGCCTGGCTCGTCTTCGGCCTCAGCGTCATAGCGATCGTCTATACGTCGCTCGTTGCGCTGGTGCAGGAGGATATGAAAAAGCTGATCGCTTATTCGTCAGTCGCGCATATGGGCTTCGTGACGATGGGTATCTTCGCCGCCAACCAGCAGGGCGTGCAGGGCGGCATCTTCCAGATGCTTTCCCACGGCTGGGTCTCCGGCGCGCTTTTCCTCTGCGTCGGTGTCATCTATGACCGTATCCATACGCGCGAGATCGCGGCCTATGGCGGGCTCGTCAATCGTATGCCGCTCTATGCCGTCGCCTTCATGGTCTTCACCATGGCGAATGTCGGCCTGCCGGGCACCAGCGGTTTCATCGGCGAGTTCCTGACGATCCTCGGCGTCTTCAAGGTCAACACCTGGGTAGCCGCCATCGCCGCCACCGGCGTCATCCTCGCTGCGGGTTACGCGCTTTATCTCTATCGGCGCATCATCTTCGGCGTGCTGGAGAAGGACTCGCTCAAATCCATCGCCGATCTGAACCGCCGCGAGGTCATCACCATCGCGCCGCTTCTCGCCGCCACCATCTTCTTCGGCGTCTATCCCTCGCCGATCATGGATGTAACGGCGGTCTCGGTTGAAAATCTCGTGACGAATTACACGGCCGCCGTCGAGGCGTACCGCTCCGCCGAAGGGCCGGGCATGATGTCTCAGGTCGCAAGCCTGCTGACCGGAAACTAG